In Xenopus laevis strain J_2021 chromosome 2S, Xenopus_laevis_v10.1, whole genome shotgun sequence, a genomic segment contains:
- the tarbp2.S gene encoding RISC-loading complex subunit tarbp2-like isoform X3: protein MSENGECGNQTPSGFPSIEQMLASSPGKTPISLLQEYGTRVGKTPVYDLLKAEGQAHQPNFTFRVSVGDINCTGQFSAPPSTRGQGPSKKAAKHKAAEEALSLLKEGDMFGIMCEENSVMLSVEQPAELKEVADMSPPPSTRNHTIEMKPPLSAQQSECNPVGALQELVVQKGWRLPEYTVTQESGPAHRKEFTMTCRVERFLEIGWCSLWYGGHIQAVAHPRSWQSGMQLQRCFFRFTGYLQSIGSLGRQNLRRISFLWGSWMEVGAEGQLALGTPCEIPLER, encoded by the exons ATGAGCGAGAACGGGGAATGTGGAAATCAGACGCCCTCAGGATTCCCCAG TATTGAGCAGATGCTGGCATCGAGTCCTGGGAAGACCCCAATCAGCTTACTTCAGGAGTATGGCACTCGGGTAGGAAAGACTCCCGTATATGACCTGCTTAAAGCTGAAGGACAGGCCCATCAACCCAACTTTACTTTTCGCGTATCTGTTGGAGACATCAACTGCACCGGTCAGTTCTCTGCGCCGCCCAGTACTAGAG GTCAAGGGCCCAGCAAAAAGGCTGCAAAGCACAAGGCAGCCGAGGAGGCACTGTCACTGCTAAAAGAAGGGGACATGTTTGGAATTATGTGTGAGGAAAACAG TGTGATGTTGTCCGTAGAACAACCTGCAGAGCTGAAGGAAGTTGCAGATATGTCCCCCCCTCCAAGCACCAG GAATCACACCATAGAAATGAAACCCCCACTTTCAGCACAACAGTCTGAATGTAACCCTGTGGGGGCATTGCAG GAGCTAGTTGTGCAAAAGGGCTGGAGACTTCCAGAATACACCGTCACCCAAGAGTCTGGTCCAGCGCACAGGAAGGAATTCACTATGACGTGTCGAGTGGAAAGGTTCTTGGAGATTGGTTGGTGTTCTTTGTGGTATGGGGGCCACATTCAG gcagtggcaCATCCAAGAAGTTGGCAAAGCGGAATGCAGCTGCAAAGATGCTTCTTCAGATTCACCGGGTACCTGCAGAGCATCGGGAGTCTGGGGAGACAGAACCTGAGGAGGATCAGTTTTCTATG GGGAAGCTGGATGGAAGTCGGGGCCGAGGGACAGCTTGCACTTGGGACTCCCTGCGAAATTCCTCTGGAGAGATGA
- the tarbp2.S gene encoding RISC-loading complex subunit tarbp2 isoform X2: MSENGECGNQTPSGFPSIEQMLASSPGKTPISLLQEYGTRVGKTPVYDLLKAEGQAHQPNFTFRVSVGDINCTGQGPSKKAAKHKAAEEALSLLKEGDMFGIMCEENSVMLSVEQPAELKEVADMSPPPSTRNHTIEMKPPLSAQQSECNPVGALQELVVQKGWRLPEYTVTQESGPAHRKEFTMTCRVERFLEIGSGTSKKLAKRNAAAKMLLQIHRVPAEHRESGETEPEEDQFSMGKLDGSRGRGTACTWDSLRNSSGEMILHLRSNPLTIPSSGFCSLLQDLSEEQSFQISYLDIDERSLSGLYQCLVELSTQPTTVCHGSATTRDAARANAAHNALQYLKIMAGGK, from the exons ATGAGCGAGAACGGGGAATGTGGAAATCAGACGCCCTCAGGATTCCCCAG TATTGAGCAGATGCTGGCATCGAGTCCTGGGAAGACCCCAATCAGCTTACTTCAGGAGTATGGCACTCGGGTAGGAAAGACTCCCGTATATGACCTGCTTAAAGCTGAAGGACAGGCCCATCAACCCAACTTTACTTTTCGCGTATCTGTTGGAGACATCAACTGCACCG GTCAAGGGCCCAGCAAAAAGGCTGCAAAGCACAAGGCAGCCGAGGAGGCACTGTCACTGCTAAAAGAAGGGGACATGTTTGGAATTATGTGTGAGGAAAACAG TGTGATGTTGTCCGTAGAACAACCTGCAGAGCTGAAGGAAGTTGCAGATATGTCCCCCCCTCCAAGCACCAG GAATCACACCATAGAAATGAAACCCCCACTTTCAGCACAACAGTCTGAATGTAACCCTGTGGGGGCATTGCAG GAGCTAGTTGTGCAAAAGGGCTGGAGACTTCCAGAATACACCGTCACCCAAGAGTCTGGTCCAGCGCACAGGAAGGAATTCACTATGACGTGTCGAGTGGAAAGGTTCTTGGAGATTG gcagtggcaCATCCAAGAAGTTGGCAAAGCGGAATGCAGCTGCAAAGATGCTTCTTCAGATTCACCGGGTACCTGCAGAGCATCGGGAGTCTGGGGAGACAGAACCTGAGGAGGATCAGTTTTCTATG GGGAAGCTGGATGGAAGTCGGGGCCGAGGGACAGCTTGCACTTGGGACTCCCTGCGAAATTCCTCTGGAGAGATGATTCTGCATCTAAGAAGTAACCCCCTGACCATCCCGAGCTCTGGCTTCTGTAGCCTCCTGCAGGATCTGTCTGAGGAGCAGAGCTTCCAGATTAGCTACCTCGATATTG ATGAGCGCAGTTTGAGTGGACTCTATCAGTGTTTGGTTGAACTCTCTACACAGCCTACTACTGTTTGTCATGGCTCCGCCACAACCCGAGATGCAGCTCGTGCAAATGCTGCCCACAATGCTTTGCAGTACCTAAAAATCATGGCAGGGGGCAAGTGA
- the tarbp2.S gene encoding RISC-loading complex subunit tarbp2 isoform X1: MSENGECGNQTPSGFPSIEQMLASSPGKTPISLLQEYGTRVGKTPVYDLLKAEGQAHQPNFTFRVSVGDINCTGQFSAPPSTRGQGPSKKAAKHKAAEEALSLLKEGDMFGIMCEENSVMLSVEQPAELKEVADMSPPPSTRNHTIEMKPPLSAQQSECNPVGALQELVVQKGWRLPEYTVTQESGPAHRKEFTMTCRVERFLEIGSGTSKKLAKRNAAAKMLLQIHRVPAEHRESGETEPEEDQFSMGKLDGSRGRGTACTWDSLRNSSGEMILHLRSNPLTIPSSGFCSLLQDLSEEQSFQISYLDIDERSLSGLYQCLVELSTQPTTVCHGSATTRDAARANAAHNALQYLKIMAGGK, encoded by the exons ATGAGCGAGAACGGGGAATGTGGAAATCAGACGCCCTCAGGATTCCCCAG TATTGAGCAGATGCTGGCATCGAGTCCTGGGAAGACCCCAATCAGCTTACTTCAGGAGTATGGCACTCGGGTAGGAAAGACTCCCGTATATGACCTGCTTAAAGCTGAAGGACAGGCCCATCAACCCAACTTTACTTTTCGCGTATCTGTTGGAGACATCAACTGCACCGGTCAGTTCTCTGCGCCGCCCAGTACTAGAG GTCAAGGGCCCAGCAAAAAGGCTGCAAAGCACAAGGCAGCCGAGGAGGCACTGTCACTGCTAAAAGAAGGGGACATGTTTGGAATTATGTGTGAGGAAAACAG TGTGATGTTGTCCGTAGAACAACCTGCAGAGCTGAAGGAAGTTGCAGATATGTCCCCCCCTCCAAGCACCAG GAATCACACCATAGAAATGAAACCCCCACTTTCAGCACAACAGTCTGAATGTAACCCTGTGGGGGCATTGCAG GAGCTAGTTGTGCAAAAGGGCTGGAGACTTCCAGAATACACCGTCACCCAAGAGTCTGGTCCAGCGCACAGGAAGGAATTCACTATGACGTGTCGAGTGGAAAGGTTCTTGGAGATTG gcagtggcaCATCCAAGAAGTTGGCAAAGCGGAATGCAGCTGCAAAGATGCTTCTTCAGATTCACCGGGTACCTGCAGAGCATCGGGAGTCTGGGGAGACAGAACCTGAGGAGGATCAGTTTTCTATG GGGAAGCTGGATGGAAGTCGGGGCCGAGGGACAGCTTGCACTTGGGACTCCCTGCGAAATTCCTCTGGAGAGATGATTCTGCATCTAAGAAGTAACCCCCTGACCATCCCGAGCTCTGGCTTCTGTAGCCTCCTGCAGGATCTGTCTGAGGAGCAGAGCTTCCAGATTAGCTACCTCGATATTG ATGAGCGCAGTTTGAGTGGACTCTATCAGTGTTTGGTTGAACTCTCTACACAGCCTACTACTGTTTGTCATGGCTCCGCCACAACCCGAGATGCAGCTCGTGCAAATGCTGCCCACAATGCTTTGCAGTACCTAAAAATCATGGCAGGGGGCAAGTGA